The following are encoded in a window of uncultured Pseudomonas sp. genomic DNA:
- a CDS encoding PHP domain-containing protein: MEVDLHCHSTASDGALAPAVVVARAFERGVRMLALTDHDTLDGLDEAGAAAQALGMQLVNGIELSCLWGGATIHVLGYAFNREEPVLLQAIAELHEGRWLRAAEIAKRLDAKGMPGALEGARAIQQELGDSGNAPARPHFADFLVRGGYVKDRAEAFRKWLGSGKLGDVKQHWPELAQTVDTLRRAGAWVSLAHPWQYDFTRSKRRKLIADFVGAGGHSLEVVNGMQPADQVGSLAILAREFGMFVTAGSDFHAPGQWSELGVYRPVPEDLPPLWARFKHVQQPAAI; encoded by the coding sequence ATGGAAGTTGATTTACATTGCCATAGCACCGCATCAGACGGCGCGCTTGCGCCGGCTGTAGTGGTGGCGCGGGCGTTTGAGCGCGGGGTGCGGATGCTGGCACTGACCGATCACGACACCCTTGATGGCCTCGATGAAGCTGGCGCGGCTGCGCAGGCGCTGGGCATGCAGTTGGTCAATGGTATCGAGCTTTCCTGTCTCTGGGGCGGTGCGACCATTCATGTGTTGGGCTATGCCTTTAACCGTGAGGAGCCGGTTTTGCTGCAGGCGATTGCCGAGTTGCATGAGGGCCGCTGGTTGCGTGCCGCTGAAATCGCCAAGCGCTTGGATGCCAAAGGCATGCCGGGTGCGCTGGAAGGGGCGCGGGCTATTCAGCAGGAGTTGGGCGATAGCGGTAATGCCCCGGCGCGCCCGCATTTCGCCGATTTTCTGGTGCGTGGCGGTTATGTGAAGGATCGTGCCGAAGCGTTCCGTAAGTGGCTGGGGTCGGGCAAGCTTGGGGACGTCAAGCAGCATTGGCCGGAGCTGGCCCAAACAGTCGATACCTTGCGCCGCGCTGGCGCCTGGGTCAGCCTGGCGCATCCGTGGCAGTACGACTTTACTCGCAGTAAGCGCCGCAAGTTGATCGCCGACTTTGTCGGTGCCGGCGGGCATTCGTTGGAGGTGGTCAACGGTATGCAACCGGCCGATCAGGTGGGCAGCCTGGCGATTCTGGCGCGAGAGTTCGGCATGTTTGTCACTGCCGGCAGTGATTTCCATGCGCCAGGCCAGTGGTCTGAGTTGGGTGTTTATCGCCCAGTTCCCGAGGATCTACCGCCCCTGTGGGCACGGTTTAAACATGTCCAGCAGCCAGCTGCAATATGA
- a CDS encoding L-threonylcarbamoyladenylate synthase, translating to MSQFFQIHPENPQARLIKQAVEIIRSGGVVIYPTDSSYAVGCHIGDKTAIERIRRMRQLDDKHNFTLVCRDLSELSTFAKVDTAAFRLLKAHTPGPYTFILNATREVPRMLLHAKRRTIGLRVPSHPIAMALLEELNEPLMSVSLIMPGETLPMSDPYEMRQILEHQVDLIIDGGFGGLEASTVVSLLEDEPEVFRVGCGDPSPFTDDL from the coding sequence GTGAGCCAATTCTTCCAGATTCATCCGGAAAACCCACAAGCGCGCCTGATCAAGCAGGCGGTGGAAATTATCCGCAGCGGCGGGGTTGTCATCTATCCAACCGACTCTTCTTATGCGGTGGGTTGCCATATTGGTGACAAGACGGCGATTGAGCGCATCCGCCGCATGCGCCAATTAGACGACAAGCACAACTTCACCTTGGTATGCCGTGATCTGTCCGAGCTCAGCACCTTTGCCAAGGTGGATACCGCCGCGTTCCGTCTGCTCAAGGCCCATACCCCTGGGCCTTACACCTTTATTCTCAACGCCACCCGCGAAGTGCCGCGCATGTTGCTGCACGCCAAGCGCCGCACCATTGGCCTGCGCGTGCCCAGCCATCCCATCGCCATGGCCCTGCTGGAAGAGCTCAACGAGCCACTGATGAGCGTCAGCTTGATCATGCCGGGTGAAACATTGCCGATGAGCGACCCATACGAAATGCGGCAAATCCTTGAGCATCAAGTTGATTTGATCATTGATGGCGGTTTCGGTGGGCTGGAGGCTTCCACCGTGGTCAGCCTGCTCGAGGACGAGCCGGAAGTGTTTCGCGTAGGCTGCGGTGATCCGTCGCCTTTTACGGATGATCTTTGA
- a CDS encoding tryptophan--tRNA ligase encodes MSLADAERRVFSGMRPSGLLHLGHYQGVLKNWVKLQHTYECFFCIVDLHALTTDYDDVGPLSQRVMDMAVDWLAAGVSPSSATLFVQSQVPEHAELNLLLSMICPLSWLERVPSYKEQQEQLHGKDLSTFGFLGYPLLQAADILLYRAGIVPVGSDQLAHIEFARDVARRFNHLYGREPGFEEKAEAAIIKLGKKTAKLYNSLRKAYQEQGDGEALETARALLKEQQSITLGDKERLYGYLEGGGKILLIEPQALLGESPKLLGLDGGKMSKSNNNAIFLRDSAPAIEEKIRRMPTDPARVHRDDPGNPANCPVWSLHQAYSSSQTCEWVQQGCRSAGIGCLECKGPLIEAVQLELQPLQTRAGDYQDSPDLVRQILADGAERARSEARETLSEVRLALGLNYR; translated from the coding sequence TTGAGTCTTGCTGACGCCGAACGCCGTGTGTTCTCGGGCATGCGCCCGAGTGGTCTGTTGCACCTGGGGCATTACCAGGGGGTGCTGAAGAATTGGGTGAAGCTGCAGCACACCTATGAGTGCTTCTTCTGCATTGTTGATCTGCACGCGCTGACGACTGACTACGATGATGTCGGCCCCTTGTCTCAGCGGGTCATGGACATGGCGGTGGACTGGTTGGCTGCAGGTGTCAGCCCCAGTTCGGCGACGCTGTTTGTGCAGTCACAAGTCCCTGAGCACGCCGAATTAAACCTGCTGCTGTCGATGATCTGCCCGCTCAGCTGGCTGGAGCGGGTGCCGTCCTATAAAGAGCAGCAGGAGCAGCTGCACGGCAAGGACCTCAGCACCTTCGGTTTTCTTGGTTACCCCTTACTGCAGGCGGCCGACATTCTCTTGTACCGCGCCGGCATCGTGCCGGTGGGCAGTGATCAGCTGGCGCATATCGAGTTCGCCCGTGATGTAGCAAGGCGCTTCAACCATTTGTATGGCCGCGAGCCAGGCTTTGAAGAAAAGGCCGAAGCGGCGATTATCAAACTGGGTAAAAAGACCGCCAAGCTCTACAACAGCTTGCGCAAGGCCTACCAGGAGCAAGGTGATGGCGAGGCGCTGGAAACCGCCCGCGCCCTGCTCAAAGAGCAGCAAAGCATCACCCTGGGTGATAAAGAGCGCCTGTATGGCTACCTGGAGGGGGGCGGCAAAATTCTCCTGATAGAACCGCAAGCCCTGTTGGGTGAGTCGCCCAAGTTGCTCGGGCTTGATGGCGGCAAAATGTCCAAGTCCAACAACAACGCGATCTTCCTGCGCGACAGCGCGCCGGCGATTGAAGAAAAGATCCGCCGTATGCCCACGGATCCGGCGCGGGTGCACCGGGATGACCCGGGCAACCCGGCCAATTGTCCGGTGTGGTCGTTGCATCAAGCGTATTCCAGCAGCCAGACCTGCGAGTGGGTGCAGCAAGGCTGCCGCAGCGCCGGCATTGGCTGCCTGGAGTGCAAGGGGCCGCTGATCGAGGCTGTGCAGCTAGAACTGCAGCCTTTGCAGACGCGTGCTGGCGATTATCAGGACAGCCCTGATTTGGTCCGGCAGATTCTCGCCGATGGCGCCGAGCGCGCACGTTCCGAAGCACGTGAAACCCTTAGCGAAGTGCGTCTTGCCCTTGGCCTGAATTACCGCTGA
- a CDS encoding ScpA family protein, producing MEVFLEAFEGPLDLLLYLIRKQNIDVLDIPVAEITRQYMGYVELMQSVRLELAAEYLVMAAMLAEIKSRMLLPRSSEVETEEDDPRAELIRRLQEYERYKAAAEGIDGLSRVGRDLTVPRLDAPEARARKLLPDVSLEEVLLSMAEVLRRADMFENHQVTREALSTRERMSEVLERLKGGAFVPFVSLFSAEEGKLGVVVTFMAVLELIKESLVELVQNEAFGPIHVRARAE from the coding sequence TTGGAAGTGTTTCTCGAAGCCTTCGAAGGCCCGCTGGATCTGCTGCTGTACCTGATTCGTAAGCAGAATATCGATGTGCTGGACATCCCGGTGGCGGAAATTACCCGCCAGTACATGGGCTATGTCGAGCTGATGCAGTCGGTACGCCTGGAGTTGGCTGCCGAGTACTTGGTGATGGCCGCCATGCTCGCCGAGATCAAGTCACGCATGCTGTTGCCGCGCTCCAGCGAGGTTGAGACCGAAGAAGACGACCCGCGTGCCGAGCTGATCCGTCGCTTGCAAGAGTACGAGCGTTACAAAGCGGCGGCGGAAGGTATCGACGGGCTCAGCCGGGTCGGTCGAGACCTCACCGTGCCGCGTCTGGATGCCCCGGAAGCGCGGGCCCGCAAGCTGTTGCCGGATGTCAGCCTGGAAGAGGTGCTGTTGTCGATGGCCGAGGTCTTGCGCCGCGCCGACATGTTTGAGAACCACCAGGTGACGCGTGAGGCCCTGTCGACCCGCGAGCGCATGAGTGAGGTGCTTGAGCGCCTCAAAGGCGGCGCTTTCGTACCCTTTGTCAGCCTGTTTAGCGCTGAAGAAGGCAAGCTCGGGGTGGTGGTGACCTTTATGGCGGTGCTGGAGTTGATCAAGGAATCCTTGGTCGAGCTGGTGCAAAACGAGGCTTTCGGGCCCATCCATGTGCGTGCGCGGGCTGAATAA
- the rluB gene encoding 23S rRNA pseudouridine(2605) synthase RluB — MSEEIEEYSPAGEKLQKVMARMGLASRREIEAWITAGRVKVNGAVASLGVRVDLHDAIAVDGKVIRREEAAESVRRVIIYNKPEGEICTRDDPEGRPTVFDRLPRPKDGRWINIGRLDINTTGLLMFTTDGELANRLMHPSFQMDREYAVRVRGEVDEEMIERLKAGVMLEDGPAKFTDIKVAPGGVGFNHWYHCVVMEGRNREVRRLWESQGLVVSRLKRVRFGPVFITSDLTMGRWREMSQREVDILSEEVGLKPVALPDMKEKARDKIDRLQRKSAKPVGRAARPERTLRPAHGGGAAAGDQGRARPVRDEAAERGERPVRTPRAPRDDQSKGTPVAERPRDVNKKRPAKPGAQRPGVGLSDRPSGKPAGAPAKRRSQPARDGQRPGFGRGPKPE, encoded by the coding sequence ATGAGTGAAGAAATCGAAGAATACAGCCCCGCAGGCGAAAAACTGCAGAAAGTCATGGCTCGTATGGGTCTGGCTTCACGCCGTGAAATCGAAGCTTGGATTACCGCTGGCCGCGTCAAGGTCAACGGCGCTGTCGCCAGCCTCGGTGTACGCGTTGACCTGCACGATGCGATTGCTGTCGATGGCAAGGTGATCCGCCGCGAAGAAGCTGCCGAAAGCGTGCGTCGCGTCATCATCTACAACAAGCCTGAAGGCGAGATCTGCACCCGTGACGACCCAGAAGGCCGTCCGACTGTATTTGATCGTCTGCCCCGGCCGAAAGATGGCCGCTGGATCAATATCGGTCGCCTCGACATCAATACCACCGGTCTGCTGATGTTCACCACCGACGGTGAGTTGGCCAACCGTTTGATGCACCCGTCCTTCCAGATGGACCGCGAGTACGCGGTGCGCGTACGTGGCGAAGTCGACGAAGAGATGATCGAGCGCCTGAAGGCGGGCGTGATGCTCGAAGACGGCCCGGCCAAGTTCACCGACATCAAGGTCGCGCCGGGCGGTGTGGGCTTCAACCATTGGTACCACTGCGTGGTGATGGAAGGCCGTAACCGTGAAGTGCGTCGTCTGTGGGAATCCCAGGGCCTGGTGGTCAGCCGTCTGAAACGCGTGCGTTTTGGTCCGGTATTTATCACTTCAGACCTGACCATGGGCCGCTGGCGCGAAATGAGCCAGCGCGAAGTCGACATCCTCAGCGAAGAAGTCGGCCTCAAGCCAGTGGCTTTGCCGGATATGAAAGAGAAAGCCCGCGACAAGATCGACCGCCTGCAGCGCAAATCGGCCAAGCCGGTGGGTCGTGCAGCGCGTCCGGAGCGCACCTTGCGCCCTGCCCATGGCGGCGGTGCCGCGGCGGGTGATCAGGGTCGTGCGCGTCCTGTGCGTGATGAAGCCGCTGAGCGCGGCGAGCGGCCAGTGCGCACCCCGCGTGCGCCGCGTGACGATCAAAGCAAGGGTACCCCGGTTGCCGAGCGTCCGCGTGACGTCAACAAGAAGCGTCCGGCCAAACCGGGTGCACAGCGTCCAGGTGTTGGCTTAAGCGATCGCCCGTCGGGCAAGCCGGCCGGTGCGCCCGCCAAGCGTCGTAGCCAGCCGGCCCGCGATGGTCAGCGTCCTGGCTTCGGCCGCGGTCCTAAACCAGAGTAA
- a CDS encoding GGDEF domain-containing protein, which produces MAPHNPSNTIDFDAAKLQRLGYASRLQKNLKPVSLAQLRQQLSLRLQTSLEVERILELFFSEVQRLVPLGALSYQLASCDLRLDLGERSSHSAGYRLNHQGEYLGELTFRRNQRFSEDELGQLESLLASLLFPLRNALLYRAALQSALRDPLTETGNRIALEQALKREVDIARRTLQPLSILMVDIDHFKRVNDNHGHMVGDQALKAVANALKDSLRNIDMVFRYGGEEFMALLSSTNCEAASMVGERLRTAVLGIQCLIENQAIELSVSLGCATLLPGESMDSLMRRADNALFVAKRDGRNRLSMAG; this is translated from the coding sequence ATGGCACCGCACAACCCGTCCAACACCATCGATTTCGATGCTGCCAAGCTGCAGCGTCTTGGCTATGCCAGCCGCCTGCAAAAAAATCTGAAACCGGTCAGCCTGGCGCAACTGCGCCAACAGCTAAGCCTGCGCCTGCAAACCTCTCTAGAAGTCGAACGCATTCTCGAGCTGTTCTTCAGCGAAGTGCAGCGCCTGGTGCCCCTTGGCGCGCTGAGCTACCAACTGGCGTCCTGCGACCTGCGCCTGGATTTGGGTGAACGCTCCAGTCACTCGGCCGGCTACCGCCTGAACCATCAAGGCGAGTACCTCGGCGAGTTGACGTTCCGCCGCAACCAGCGCTTCAGTGAGGATGAGCTTGGCCAGCTGGAATCGTTGCTGGCCAGCCTGCTGTTTCCGTTACGCAACGCCTTGCTCTACCGCGCCGCCCTGCAAAGTGCATTGCGCGACCCGCTGACTGAAACCGGCAACCGTATCGCCCTGGAACAGGCACTCAAGCGCGAAGTGGATATTGCCCGCCGCACCCTGCAGCCCTTGTCGATACTGATGGTCGATATTGATCACTTCAAACGGGTTAACGATAACCACGGGCACATGGTCGGCGACCAGGCACTCAAAGCCGTTGCCAACGCACTGAAAGACAGCTTGCGCAATATCGACATGGTGTTCCGCTACGGCGGTGAAGAATTTATGGCGCTGCTCTCCAGCACCAACTGCGAAGCGGCGTCGATGGTCGGCGAACGCCTGCGCACAGCGGTACTCGGCATCCAGTGCCTGATAGAGAACCAAGCCATCGAACTGTCGGTCAGCCTCGGCTGCGCCACCCTACTGCCGGGCGAATCAATGGACAGCCTGATGCGTCGCGCCGACAACGCGCTGTTTGTCGCCAAGCGCGATGGCCGCAACCGCCTGTCGATGGCCGGTTAA
- a CDS encoding YciK family oxidoreductase has translation MFDYSARPDLLKGRVILVTGAGRGIGATAAKTFAAHGATVLLLGKTEENLSQVYDAIEAAGHPQAAVIPFNLETALPHQYDELAAMIESEFGKLDGLLHNASIIGPRTPLEQLSGDNFMRVMQINVNAMFMLTSTLLPLLKLSTDASVAFTSSSVGRKGRAYWGAYAVSKFATEGLMQVLADEVDGISNVRANSINPGATRTDMRAQAYPGEDPANNPLPEAIMPIYLYLMGPDSTGVNGQAFDAQ, from the coding sequence ATGTTTGACTACTCCGCTCGCCCCGACCTGCTCAAGGGCCGGGTAATTCTGGTGACCGGTGCCGGCCGTGGCATTGGCGCAACCGCCGCCAAGACCTTTGCCGCCCACGGCGCCACAGTGCTGCTGCTGGGTAAAACCGAGGAAAACCTCAGCCAGGTGTACGACGCCATCGAAGCCGCCGGCCACCCTCAGGCCGCGGTTATCCCGTTTAACCTGGAAACCGCCCTACCGCACCAATACGACGAATTGGCGGCGATGATTGAAAGCGAATTTGGCAAGCTCGACGGCCTGCTGCACAACGCCTCAATCATCGGCCCGCGCACCCCGCTGGAGCAGCTCTCCGGGGATAACTTCATGCGCGTCATGCAGATCAACGTCAACGCCATGTTTATGCTCACCAGCACCCTGCTGCCGCTGCTGAAGCTCTCGACGGACGCCTCGGTGGCCTTCACCTCCAGCAGCGTTGGCCGCAAGGGCCGCGCTTACTGGGGCGCTTACGCAGTGTCGAAGTTCGCCACCGAAGGCCTGATGCAGGTACTGGCCGATGAGGTCGATGGCATCAGTAACGTACGCGCCAACAGCATCAACCCAGGTGCCACTCGCACCGACATGCGCGCCCAGGCCTACCCAGGCGAAGACCCGGCGAACAACCCGCTGCCCGAAGCAATCATGCCGATCTACCTGTACTTGATGGGACCGGACAGCACGGGCGTCAATGGCCAGGCATTTGACGCACAATAA
- the mupP gene encoding N-acetylmuramic acid 6-phosphate phosphatase MupP, translating to MRLRAVLFDMDGTLLDSAPDFIAICQAMRAERGLPPIADKLIRDQVSGGARAMVEATFALTADAEGFEALRLEFLERYQAHCAVLTKPFDGMAELLNEIEQAKLIWGVATNKPVRYAEPIMQQLGLATRSAVLICPDHVSRSKPDPEMIVLACAKMGIEPAATLFVGDDERDIEAGRAAGCKTAAVTYGYIHPQDNPRNWGADVVVDHPLELRAVLDRALCGC from the coding sequence ATGCGTTTACGCGCAGTTCTATTTGATATGGACGGTACCCTGCTCGACAGCGCCCCGGACTTTATCGCCATCTGCCAGGCCATGCGCGCCGAGCGCGGTTTACCACCGATAGCCGACAAGCTGATCCGCGACCAGGTGTCCGGCGGCGCACGCGCGATGGTCGAGGCCACCTTCGCCCTGACAGCCGACGCCGAAGGCTTTGAGGCGCTGCGCCTGGAGTTTCTTGAGCGCTATCAGGCGCATTGCGCAGTACTGACCAAGCCCTTCGATGGCATGGCTGAGCTGCTCAATGAGATCGAACAGGCCAAGCTGATCTGGGGCGTGGCGACCAATAAGCCGGTGCGCTACGCCGAGCCAATCATGCAGCAGCTTGGCCTGGCAACCCGCTCGGCGGTACTGATCTGCCCGGACCACGTCAGCCGCAGTAAACCTGACCCCGAGATGATCGTGCTGGCCTGCGCCAAAATGGGCATAGAACCGGCCGCCACCCTGTTTGTCGGTGACGATGAGCGTGACATCGAGGCCGGCCGCGCCGCCGGCTGCAAAACCGCCGCCGTGACCTATGGCTACATCCACCCACAGGACAACCCACGCAACTGGGGCGCCGACGTGGTGGTCGACCACCCACTGGAATTGCGCGCCGTGCTCGACCGAGCCCTGTGCGGCTGCTGA
- the ubiG gene encoding bifunctional 2-polyprenyl-6-hydroxyphenol methylase/3-demethylubiquinol 3-O-methyltransferase UbiG: MSNVDHAEIAKFEALAHRWWDRESEFKPLHDINPLRVNWIDERVGLAGKKVLDVGCGGGILSESMAQRGATVTGIDMGEAPLAVAQLHQLESGVSVEYRQITAEALAEEMPEQFDVVTCLEMLEHVPDPASVIRACYRMVKPGGQVFFSTINRNPKAYLFAIIGAEYLMRLLPRGTHDFKKFIRPSELGAWSRDAGLQVKDIIGLTYNPLSKRYKLEADVDVNYMIQTLREE; encoded by the coding sequence ATGAGCAACGTCGACCACGCCGAAATCGCCAAATTCGAAGCCCTTGCCCACCGCTGGTGGGACCGCGAAAGCGAATTCAAACCCCTGCACGACATCAACCCGCTGCGCGTCAATTGGATTGACGAGCGTGTCGGCCTGGCCGGCAAGAAGGTCCTTGATGTCGGCTGCGGCGGCGGCATCCTCAGCGAATCCATGGCCCAGCGCGGCGCGACCGTCACCGGCATCGACATGGGCGAAGCGCCGCTGGCCGTAGCCCAACTGCATCAGCTGGAGTCCGGCGTCAGCGTCGAGTACAGGCAGATCACCGCCGAAGCACTGGCTGAAGAAATGCCCGAGCAATTCGATGTGGTCACCTGCCTGGAAATGCTCGAACACGTGCCGGACCCAGCCTCGGTAATCCGCGCCTGCTACCGCATGGTCAAGCCTGGCGGCCAGGTGTTTTTCTCCACCATCAACCGCAACCCCAAGGCCTACTTGTTCGCCATCATCGGCGCCGAGTACCTGATGCGTTTGCTACCGCGCGGCACCCACGACTTCAAGAAATTCATCCGCCCCTCCGAACTGGGCGCTTGGAGCCGTGACGCCGGCCTGCAGGTCAAAGACATCATCGGCCTGACCTACAACCCGCTGAGCAAACGCTACAAGCTGGAAGCCGATGTTGACGTTAACTACATGATCCAGACCCTGCGCGAGGAGTGA
- a CDS encoding TRZ/ATZ family hydrolase has translation MPQAPLDLLLLPTWLVPVEPAGVVLLNHGLGIRDGRIALIAPRAEALKHSALQVLELPDRLLTPGLVNAHGHAAMTLFRGLADDLPLMTWLEQHIWPAEAKWVNEQFVEDGTELAIAEQIKGGISCFSDMYFFPEVASQLVHKSGIRAQITIPVLDFPIPGARDADEALRKGLSLFSDLKHHPRLKVAFGPHAPYTVSDDKLENIRMLAAELDAGIHMHVHESAFEVQQSLEQRGERPLARLARLELLGPRFQAVHMTQVDDEDLALLVASNTSVIHCPESNLKLASGFCPVEKLWQAGVNVAIGTDGAASNNDLDLLGETRTAALLAKAVAGSATALDAHRALRMTTLNGARALGLDEHIGSLELGKAADIAAFDLSGLGQQPVYDPVSQLLYAGGRACVEHLWVGGKQLLDGGSLTRLDEQRIIANARAWGAKIAGK, from the coding sequence ATGCCCCAAGCCCCGCTCGACCTCCTGCTCCTGCCCACCTGGCTGGTACCGGTCGAACCTGCTGGTGTGGTGCTACTGAACCACGGCCTGGGCATCCGCGACGGCCGCATCGCACTAATTGCGCCCCGCGCCGAAGCCCTTAAACACAGCGCCCTGCAGGTACTTGAACTGCCAGACCGACTGCTCACCCCGGGCCTGGTCAACGCCCACGGGCACGCGGCCATGACCCTGTTTCGCGGCCTGGCCGATGACTTGCCGCTGATGACCTGGCTGGAACAGCACATCTGGCCGGCCGAAGCCAAATGGGTCAATGAGCAGTTTGTTGAGGACGGCACCGAGCTGGCCATTGCCGAGCAGATCAAAGGCGGTATCAGCTGCTTCTCGGACATGTACTTCTTTCCGGAGGTCGCCAGCCAGCTGGTGCACAAGAGCGGAATTCGCGCGCAAATCACCATCCCCGTGCTGGACTTCCCCATCCCCGGCGCGCGCGATGCTGACGAGGCGCTACGCAAGGGCCTTAGTCTGTTCAGCGACCTCAAGCACCACCCGCGCCTGAAAGTCGCCTTCGGCCCCCACGCGCCTTACACGGTTAGCGACGACAAGCTGGAAAACATCCGCATGCTGGCCGCCGAGCTGGACGCCGGCATTCACATGCATGTACACGAAAGCGCTTTTGAAGTGCAGCAGAGCCTGGAGCAACGCGGCGAACGACCACTGGCCCGCCTGGCACGCCTGGAACTGCTCGGCCCGCGCTTTCAGGCGGTGCACATGACCCAGGTTGATGACGAAGACCTGGCCTTGCTGGTGGCAAGCAACACCAGCGTGATCCATTGCCCGGAATCCAACCTCAAGCTGGCCAGCGGTTTCTGCCCGGTGGAGAAGCTCTGGCAGGCAGGCGTCAATGTCGCCATCGGCACCGACGGCGCGGCGAGCAATAACGACCTGGACCTGCTCGGCGAAACCCGCACTGCAGCGCTACTGGCCAAGGCCGTCGCCGGCTCGGCCACCGCCCTGGATGCCCATCGCGCCCTGCGCATGACCACCCTCAACGGCGCGCGCGCCCTCGGCCTGGATGAGCACATCGGCTCGCTGGAGCTGGGCAAGGCCGCCGACATTGCCGCGTTCGACCTCTCCGGCCTGGGCCAGCAACCGGTTTACGATCCTGTCTCGCAGCTGTTGTATGCCGGCGGACGCGCCTGCGTCGAACACCTGTGGGTCGGTGGCAAGCAATTACTCGATGGCGGCAGCCTGACACGCCTGGACGAACAGCGGATCATCGCCAACGCCCGCGCCTGGGGGGCGAAGATCGCCGGCAAATAA
- the mtnA gene encoding S-methyl-5-thioribose-1-phosphate isomerase: MREQLLAAEKVKAIEWRDGVLHLLDQRALPFEQTWLSYHSAADVAEAIRNMVVRGAPAIGISAAYAIVLALRARLQAGGDWRAALEADFQLLADSRPTAVNLFWALKCMRDRLDRLKSSDDPLALLEATAIGIHQGDREANLTMAELGVDLIRRHQGNQQNLLTHCNAGALATGGFGTALGVIRAAFHDGLLERVYADETRPWLQGSRLTAWELAEDGIPVTVSADSAAAHLMKTRAITWVIVGADRIAANGDVANKIGTYQLAVNAMHHGVRFMVVAPSSTIDMATEHGDDIVLEERDASELLELGGKRIAGEVDALNPVFDVTPADLIDFIVTEKGVVDRPDAEKMAQLMCRKRLH, encoded by the coding sequence ATGCGCGAGCAATTGCTAGCGGCAGAGAAGGTCAAGGCCATCGAGTGGCGTGACGGCGTTCTGCATCTGCTCGATCAGCGCGCGTTGCCCTTTGAGCAAACCTGGCTCAGCTACCACTCGGCCGCGGATGTCGCAGAGGCGATTCGCAACATGGTGGTGCGCGGCGCGCCGGCCATCGGCATCAGTGCGGCCTATGCGATTGTTCTGGCGCTGCGTGCGCGCTTGCAGGCCGGCGGAGACTGGCGCGCTGCGCTGGAGGCGGACTTTCAGCTATTGGCCGATTCGCGGCCGACAGCAGTCAATCTGTTCTGGGCGCTCAAGTGCATGCGTGATCGGCTTGATCGGCTGAAAAGCAGCGATGACCCGCTGGCGCTGCTTGAGGCTACCGCCATCGGCATCCATCAGGGCGATCGCGAAGCCAACCTGACCATGGCTGAGTTGGGAGTCGACTTGATTCGCCGTCATCAAGGTAATCAGCAAAACCTGCTGACCCACTGCAATGCCGGAGCGCTGGCCACGGGCGGCTTTGGCACCGCTTTGGGGGTTATTCGTGCAGCCTTCCACGATGGCTTGCTTGAGCGTGTGTATGCCGATGAAACCCGCCCCTGGTTACAGGGCTCGCGGCTGACTGCTTGGGAATTGGCGGAGGATGGTATTCCGGTGACGGTAAGCGCCGACTCGGCCGCCGCGCACCTGATGAAAACCCGCGCTATCACCTGGGTAATCGTTGGAGCGGACCGCATTGCCGCCAATGGCGATGTGGCTAACAAAATCGGAACCTATCAATTAGCGGTGAATGCCATGCACCACGGTGTGCGTTTTATGGTGGTGGCGCCCAGTTCGACTATTGATATGGCCACCGAGCATGGTGACGACATCGTGCTGGAAGAGCGCGATGCCAGCGAGTTGCTTGAGCTGGGTGGAAAGCGTATCGCCGGCGAAGTGGATGCGCTGAATCCGGTGTTCGATGTGACTCCCGCTGACCTGATTGACTTTATCGTCACCGAGAAGGGCGTGGTGGATCGTCCGGATGCCGAGAAAATGGCGCAATTGATGTGCCGCAAGCGTCTGCATTGA